From Thiovulum sp. ES:
CGAGGAATAGATTTTATTCAAATTCCAACAACACTACTTTCTCAAGTAGATGCATCGGTTGGAGGAAAAACAGGAATAAATAATAGTTTTGGAAAGAACCTCATCGGAGCTTTTCATCAACCAAAAGCGGTATATATTGATCCAAATTTCTTAAAAACATTACCAGAACGAGAATTTGCATCTGGAGTTGCGGAAATTGTCAAAATGGCGGTAGTTTTTGATTCTGAATTTTTCAGTTGGTTGGAAAATGTTGATTTAAGAAATGAGAAAGATCTGATTGAGGCAATTAAAAAAAGTGTGCAATTAAAAGCATTTGTAGTTTCACAAGATGAAAAAGAGAAAGGTGCTAGAGCTTCCTTAAATTATGGACACACTTTTGGACATGTGATTGAAAATGAAACCAAATATTCAGAATTCTTACACGGCGAAGCTGTTGCGATTGGAATTATTATGGCAAATAGAGTTGCGGAAAAATTGGGCAATTTCTCGGAAAATGAGTCAGAACGAGTCTTGAAAATTCTCCAAAAATATGACTTACCAACAAATTATGCGAT
This genomic window contains:
- a CDS encoding 3-dehydroquinate synthase (PFAM: 3-dehydroquinate synthase~TIGRFAM: 3-dehydroquinate synthase~IMG reference gene:2508611053_SP), with amino-acid sequence MKIDIELKKEIDNSYQIHFGELPNLDFSGRKVAIISNPKVSGLHLKTLLSKLTADEVYFVTVPDDEEYKNMESVNLILESLFKHRLNRNSLLIGFGGGVIGDMTGFVASIFNRGIDFIQIPTTLLSQVDASVGGKTGINNSFGKNLIGAFHQPKAVYIDPNFLKTLPEREFASGVAEIVKMAVVFDSEFFSWLENVDLRNEKDLIEAIKKSVQLKAFVVSQDEKEKGARASLNYGHTFGHVIENETKYSEFLHGEAVAIGIIMANRVAEKLGNFSENESERVLKILQKYDLPTNYAISNSENFYQKFFLDKKSLDKKIKFVLPNGIGKYEFRDDISKETLISVLENFK